One genomic region from Rhizophagus irregularis chromosome 23, complete sequence encodes:
- a CDS encoding uncharacterized protein (SECRETED:cutsite_LCC-IR; SECRETED:prob_0.1269); SECRETED:SignalP(1-18) has product MVLAMMLGMALVVVVLCCIRDSSYHPCKVLNSQSQLHVNVNGHHENDDNNHTMMGNGAVQDLGALGQNNINGIINNHHKMMVMIKP; this is encoded by the exons ATGGTTCTGGCAATGATGCTGGGAATGGCACTGGTTGTGGTGGTTCTG TGTTGTATTCGTGATAGTAGCTATCATCCTTGTAAAGTTTTGAATTCACAATCACAACTACATGTTAATGTTAATGGTCATCacgaaaatgatgataataatcatACCATGATGGGTAATGGTGCTGTACAAGATTTAGGTGCTTTAGggcaaaataatataaatggcataataaataatcaccATAAAATGATGGTAATGATCAAACCATGA